The sequence below is a genomic window from Setaria italica strain Yugu1 chromosome IV, Setaria_italica_v2.0, whole genome shotgun sequence.
TCTGAATTTGCTGCCTTCTTTCCACCCCATATAAAGGTACTCACATTCATCCCTGGCTTTTGTTAGGTTTTCAGTTGATGCATCCTTGCCTTGTTGCCAGAATAAAATGTTAATTCTAAATCTTGAGTTAGATAGAGTTCACCTTTTAGTTTGTGATTGTAGCCCAATTTATTGacatggtggtgttcattgactgacaaaaagaaaatacaTGTTCTTGTAGTTGATCTGATGGCTCGCAACGCTATTAATTTAATTTACGGGATGTTCTTTCTTCCAGTtggcttgtaagttgtaactctTGCTTTGAAGCTCAAATATAAGGGTATAAGGGTATTAAACAACAGCAAGAAGTGAGAATCTACATTATCTTTCTTTGCTTGCTGTTGGATTTGAAACTTCATTATGTAAATAGCATGTAATACAATACACGATGCTCATTAACCTGATAAACACTTACACAATCCAGACAGGATGTCAATATGACCACTAGTCAGGAAGAAACTGTTAGAACAAAAGGTTTTTGACCTAAGATATGCATCTATGTGCATTAGGGTTTTTGAAGTGGTCAGGTCCAGTAATTGTAAAACAATTTCTGTTGATTTAGTTCATGTGCTGACATGTGATATCTACTGGTACTTATGCATGTTATATTGATTTTGAGTTTATTGTATGAAACAGTTGGCAATTCTGTCTATTGCAAGGAGAAGAAGGCTCCTGAATGATGAAGTTTTGACTGCTCTTGCTGAAAGCTCCTGGGAAATCCTAGATATATCTGGATCTGATGTAACTGATGTTGGTTTGGCTACTGTAGCAAATGTTTGTAGTAATCTACGGGCAGTTGATATTAGGTAAGGGTTTGTGTCTTGTCAGCTGTTACTTGCTAGAAGTTCAAGAAACTATATCTTATTTATGACATCTTTCTCATGCAGTCGCTGTGAAAAAATTACTAATGCTGGTGTTTCCAAGATTGTAAGCCATTGCCTATCCTTGGAGATATTGAGATGTGGGTATGACTTCCAACAAATTGCATGCATAACCTTAGGGTCAATCAATCTCAAATATGTTCTTTCATGATTTTGCCTCCAATTTCTTTCTGAATAACTATGTGAACATTGTGGTGTTATCCATGCCTGTTATTGACATGGTGGAGATTGAATTCACTTCAGTCCTGTAGCCTGTATGTGCTAGGTTAGTCACCTCTAAGAAATACTACTTGTCCAATATCAGCATTCTTGATTTATCTATTATGGTAAGACCGCAATGATTGATGGTTGCTGAAACTgaatatatgcatgcatgcctgAGGCAGAAAATTAGGTGGTTCTTCATAGATAACTAACTCATCTTATATGAGTTGTCAATATTTATGGTTAAAATCTGGTTTATATTTGATCATGTTGGCACAAGTCTATTTTAGTTTGCATTCCTGCTAATGAATAGCTGGCAGATTTAATGACCATTGTTGACTATGCGTAGTTTGATTAGTGGGATATTAAAAAGAGCTTGAACCCCATGGTTGCAGAGGCTGTCCAAGAAGTGAATTCACTGCAAGGAGGTGCTTGAATCTCTTGAAACCCAAACTGAATACTCTTGAAGAGGACTCGTGGGAGGAACTTGACACATTAGATATTGGAGGCGGTGCAGAGTCTTTAAGATGGCTTGTTTGGGTATGCTTGCATGTTCACTTCTCTAGCAATGATTCGCTGTGCCTTCATCATTCACTAATACGTATCTCATGATTAATCTTTTCCCCTTGCAGCCCAAGATAGATGATAACTCAAAGGAAACTCTAGCTGCTGAATGCCCTCGGGTTACGATAAACCCACAGCCATCACTTTATGACCTCTCTGGGTCGAAAGTCCCAGTTGAAGCACTGGCAAGCGTACCACTAGACCATTCCATAGTTGAGGATGTTGATCCCAAAACATGGGCAGTTTCTGCTGCCCCTCGAAGACCTGTTGCTCCGTCAAATCCTAATGATCCACCTGAAATACCGATAGCAGAGAGGTTTCGGCTCGCCTATGTGGAGAGGGAAGCAAGGCTGGCGCCCAAAAGAGCCAAGCGAGAAAGACAGCAGCGGCGCCGCGCTGAAAGGGACTACATGATGAATGATATCGACGCCAGGTCGATCGCACTTGCTTCTCAAGCAAGCAGGAATTTGCGCAAGAGCTGATACCAAACTTTGCTTTGCTTCGCTTGTTTTTGGTGTTGTATGTATCTCAACAGTTTTGTTGAAAAAGAGAGATGTGGAGAGGAATGATGTTCAATCTTATAACTGTAAAGATAGGCAGAACACAGCTTTGTACTAGCAAGTAGCAGTGGCGTTTATCATGTACGAAGATGTTAATAAACCAAAATGCAGGTAAAGTGTGCCTGATCAGGTCATGAGTGAATCGCCGAGCCAGATTTGTGATCCTGGTAATACGAACTTTGTAGAATCTGGCCAGATTTGTGATCCTGTTGAGACGAGTTTTGTTGAATCTGAATGAAACGTTTCGTGTAAATTGCCTCTCTCAATTTGTTGAATATGAATGACGCAATTCGACTTCATGTGATTCCTGTGAATCGCTGCTAAGAACGAAATCAATGCACAGACGAAAAATTGCTAAGTTGTACTGTATTGTACACACCGGAGCATCAGATCTTAAGATTAGATTATACTAGTCCAAATTCTTAAAAGAAGCTAGAAACACAACAACCCGATCCATCTACACATCATCTAACAGCCTACACAAAGCGACGAGCACACCGAGCAGCAACCAGCCCTCAGTGCGCGGCGACGAGGTCCGatgacggcgccgccgcgaacGCGTCCACGAACGCCTCCGCGGCCTCCGGCGGGGGCAGGAACACCacgccccgcgccgcggcgagctTCTTCCGCAGCGGGTACCGCATCCCGCGCGCCGCGGGGCCCAGGAAGCACGGGACGCCGTCCCCGGCtgaggccggcgcgggcgactGGGAAGCGANNNNNNNNNNNNNNNNNNNNNNNNNNNNNNNNNNNNNNNNNNNNNNNNNNNNNNNNNNNNNNNNNNNNNNNNNNNNNNNNNNNNNNNNNNNNNNNNNNNNTGGTGGCGAGCGGGAGGATGGGTGGAGGGAAACGAAAACGAGGCCGGGCGGGAAGGGGGGTGACGAATCGGGGATTCGGGGGGCGATTGGAAAATGGGAGGGAGGCAGAGGCGTACGCGCCAAGCCGCCAAGGAAGGCATGGACTGGAGATTGGTAAGTGTTGACTCAAAACTTTGTGCGTGGCGGGCCAGGAGAGAGAGGCTCCAGGCCGATCCGATCTTGCCGAAATGCTAGTCGAGTTGTTGTTTTTTGGGGCCCAGTTCGAGGACGCCTACTTGTTGtactttttattaaaaaaaatactgaaaTGATTCATTGCAATCCAAAAATGGGACGTTCAGATCAAAATTGTGGACATTTCTTTTGGGCTTGGCTACACGGCGCTCCAGCGCATTTCGAAATTTGAAGAGGAGTATATAAAGGGATGAGAAGAAAAGGTGTGTAAAGGGCAGGGAGAAATGCTCGAATATAgaccctgtttgtatacgctttgcTCGAATATAGatcctgtttgtatacgcttttcctagccacgtttggattataatctaagtaAAGATTTTCTCGTTTCTCGCTTTTCgtttctcgtagttcaaatcgttgaagcggcttaccacataagtgagaatcggtggaaataagcaaagcgtttggcgggattcttatttatttccaccgataagccacttataagcggatacaaacggggccATGATATATTTCTTTTAAGCGGGGTTTTTTTAATAGGATGCAATTGAATGAATAGCATGGAACCATTATTCTGCAATATGTATAGTAGTAGCTCTTTCTTTATCAGGTCGATACAAAAATGGGATGTCAAAAGAATCGATCAGCTCTACACCCCCTCGAGTCCTCGATTGGCGCCAGCAGACGCTGAGTAAAATCCCGGTCTGCTCCAGCAGTGTTGCCCAATCGTAAACTGTGTCTAGCTAGTTACAGGCCTACAAAATGAATCAGAGAAATTTTGTACAATGCGCTCGATCTAAGTACACAACAGAGCACCTTCCAGTCTTGTTGATGAACCCTGTAGATCTCAAATCACTCGCTCTGATTAGAAAGCAGCAGTCAACAGCGCCTTTTCACCTTCTGAACACCTCGTATGGACCCCCCAGATGTTCTGCACAGAGTTGCAGATACCACTGCACTTCCAATCGAACGAGGCTGCACAGGTGTTCCCCGCCTGAGCTTTCCATTCGCAAtctgtgataaaaaaaaaaagcaattcATGATGAAAATTTGGCATGAGAAAGGATATTGTAACTTTTCGTATCAACTTCAGCCGTAGCTTTTGAGCAAGTACCATATAAATACTCAAGTAAAACAGACTGTCAATCTGAACTCATTCTGATAACAGAGTAACAGAAACTCACCAGGTGGAGTGCCGCAGCATAGTCTGCGGTCATCAATATGCTCAACATCTAACCCTATTAACCAAGCTCCCAAAGAAACATCCTCGTTGATGTACTTGTGCAAAACATGCCTGCCATTATTGAATTAGCAGAGACGAGGTTAGTACAAACTGGCATGAAACACGATAAAGTGGTGCTATCTTTCTGGAAAACTAGGTTAGGTAGTATCTCACTTGTTTATTGATATGTAGGTTGCCAAGTCTTTTGAAATAGCATACAATTGACCAGTGGCATGTCGAAAATATTTGTTACCCACTTCACCAAATTTCCAGTGCTCAGGTTCGTAGTACCTGACATCCCTGGACAGCAGCAATCTCATGTAACTGCTAGCATATAAAGCATGTAGACAAGGTAACAAACTAATGAGACTATTTTCTTTTACTTACTTGTCAGATAAGACAGGGCCAGACTTCATGCATCCAATGTATACCCTGGGCTTCGAAATATGTTTGGATAAGATATTTCCAAGCGTCGCTGCAAACATAAATTTTTTTATGTTAGGAATAGAATGTTGCTGAACATAAAAGGACAATTAGTGGGAGCATGAGCCTTCGATATGCTAACAGTCTAACACTTGACGAACTTTTCTTTGGTCCTTGGAATTAGCAGATTAGACAACATCAAACTTAAAGTTCAGACCAGTAAACAAGTACTTGGTACCTTAGAAATACTTGTTAGTATCCAATCAAAGGAAATACtttcaagaagaaaaaggacaacaCTAATGGCCTCAAATGAACCTTGGAACCAACTGACAGTAACACAATTACGGTCATACTGCCCCAAACCTTAAGAATAGTAAAAGGCACTGGGCCAAAGGTTAATACCTATATTAACATGGACATCGTCGTCAACCTTCACATAGAAGTTAGCATCCCATAAAGCAACAGCTGTCGCAAAGTATGTTCTTGTTTTGCCTGAAAGTTCAAGATATCCTTCAACATGATCCTACAATTCAagtgcaaatgactaaaattaGAGCAAAAAGACAAATAGGAAGTAATAATGACTTCAAAACTACATGTGGATCTAGAAGGCAATGGGGCAGCAGCAAGTAGCAGTAATTGAACCAGATAAAGTGAAATCTTACAAGCCTCATGAAATCCCCATGTTTCTTATCCTCTGCTTGAATAGCTCTGTCGACGATTCCACCTGAAATAGCACTGAAAGAAAGCATACCCAATCATCACTTGCTTGGAGCTGTCAGTAAACTAAAAAGGAAAATATGTGTTTGAgtgaaataaagaaaaacaagATTGTCCAAGATTTTAGGCTAACAACACAAAAAGTAAGAGGACTTCTTCCCAACTTAGAGTTAGTTAGATCTTGCTGATATCTACAAAGTTTAACATTGGCATACATTGATATGCTAGAAGCTTTATGAGATCAAATGCTAACAAAGCTAAGTCACttggaaaataggtagaaaagGATCTTATGATTCAAATAAAGAGTTTTTTGTAAGGAACAGTGTGTGATAAAAACAGATTTCTTCATACTACAGTGGTATATCTGCAGTGCATGATAGGGGTCGCCACTATCAATTATGGTGATGTGAGACAAATTTTCATATGCTAGCGAAAGCGTGTGAAATGCATGCAGTTAGCAGTCTATGCAAGTTAATGGAGCAAATTCAACGGAACCTATACAGAAAAAGGAGAGATGTAGCACACCTGTGACCAATAACAAAACGAATTATGatccccttctcttcctccagCTTTTTCCTCATTTCTCCTGGTTTTAAGAATTACTTCACCATCAATATTTTATATTATCAATGAGGCGCTTAGGGGAAATCATTGTGAAAAAAACCTTGAGGCATCCAAGTGTTGCGGATAGAATCCCTTCTCTTGCGGCTGCTAAAAGCAGTATTGATGCCTATCACCATAAGGTATTTGCGCCTACCGGTAGACTCAGAAGCCTTGTACTCTTCGGACACTGGAGATCCGTTGAGAAAAGAATCTTGTAGAGTTCTTGCAGCAGAGAGTTCTGTCTCCAGGTTTGCTATTGTCTTACCTAAAGTCCTGCAAGAAGCCAGTTAAACTGCAATTAGAAACAATTTCCTTGAAGCTTCCCTGAATCAAATCAAAGAGAGAGAAGGCATGTATGGTCATCACATACTGGGCATCATGGTGAGTATCTGAGATATGTAACATATCCCTGTAATCGTGTTTTCCTTGAACCTGGTAACGCAAGGGCATAAATTTGCATCAAGATCAATCGGGCACATGATAATATTCAATACTTAAGAGGCACCAGGTTATATTTAGATGTTGAAAAGAATTAAATAAGTCAAGAGACTAAATTACTTTTTGTATACTACAGTCTCCAGCCATAAGCTCAGACTCTTTCCCTCTTCTTTCATTTGGTATAGCTACCTCACTTGCTTCAGGCAATGTCCACATcctggagagagaaaaaaaatcacaatcaAGTAGCGCATACCTTTGgtgaaataaattaaaaaaaaaactcatagAAGAATGCACATGCTGCAACCAGAGTGAAATCAGGCCGATTGATATGATCGGATTGAGGCAAAAGGTGTCTAAGTGACAAAGAACTGTTATGACCTAGCGAATCCCAAGCGTAAAAATACAATTCACAATACCTAAGAgcttttaattaaaaaatatggtAGCTAGCCTAATTCCACCTCTGCTGCACGCGTTGGCACCGAACAATTCAGTTGCAAAATCCAAGTCATCTGGTGAATGCTTGAAGCCAACATAACGACGCTCACAAAGTATGAATGCTTGAAGCCACGAGGAGCACCCCCAATTCAGACATTTATCAACACTCTCGATGAATTCAGGGAAATAAAGCCCTGCTCACGAGTGGAGATAACTAGTTTGGTTCAGATGTTCAGTCAAGTCAACCTACATCCGCTCCCCCCAAAATGCAGAAGCGAGCTCACCAGAAGACCACGGATCTCACCCGCATCCATCCTACGAATACTCGGGATTATGCAGAACGAGCCGCCAATGTACTCGAATCTGAACATCCCATCGGGCACCGGATTGATTGATTGGTTACCTGTTGGTGAAGAGCAGGCCGAGGCAGAAGCTCCCGACGCAGAGCAGCAGCACCCACCTCCTAGCCACGCCATCCGCGCCGCCTCCCTTCCTCCAACTCatggccgccgcagcagcagcactgccGCCAGCAGCGACCACCACCGCCtactcgtcgtcctcctcctctgagTCTCAGCTCCCGCAGCAGGAGGACGTCCAGAGGGAgttggaggcggcggggcggggaagCCATGTCCTGGATTCTTTAATCACCGGGCGCGCCACAGTCCACCCTCCCCCCATGAGACCCATGTGCGCGGGCGGGAGGCGGCCACCGACGCTGCAGAGGGCACAGTGTACAGCTCGGCTGCCCTGCCGCGAGTAAATTAATGGAAGGCTCCCTCGCTCGCTTGCTGGTGCAGTGGTGCTGCACTGCTGCTGGAGCTAGGAGCTTTCTGTTGGACGGTCGGTGGAGGGCGCGTCGGATTCTGAATTCGGACGGCGTCTGTAGCGGAACAGAAAGCCAGGCCGTTCCGTAGACCGTAGGATTATTTAAGTTTCACGAGCCGGGtagggcgggcgggcgggcggtgctcgatcgcttccccttgcgccgccgctACGCCCGTGCCGGGCTGCCGgcgccgccttcctccgccgcgtTGGGGGCTTGCAgttgccgtgccgtgccgtggcgGCGCGACGCACCGGGAAGCAGGCGCAAGGGAAACTTGTGGAGCACCCGGCACGGGGCCAACAGGAACTTGCCGCGTGGGACAAAAAATGACTCCCGTGTTCNNNNNNNNNNNNNNNNNNNNNNNNNNNNNNNNNNNNNNNNNNNNNNNNNNNNNNNNNNNNNNNNNNNNNNNNNNNNNNNNNNNNNNNNNNNNNNNNNNNNNNNNNNNNNNNNNNNNNNNNNNNNNNNNNNNNNNNNNNNNNNNNNNNNNNNNNNNNNNNNNNNNNNNNNNNNNNNNNNNNNNNNNNNNNNNNNNNNNNNNNNNNNNNNNNNNNNNNNNNNNNNNNNNNNNNNNNNNNNNNNNNNNNNNNNNNNNNNNNNNNNNNNNNNNNNNNNNNNNNNNNNNNNNNNNNNNNNNNNNNNNNNNNNNNNNNNNNNNNNNNNNNNNNNNNNNNNNNNNNNNNNNNNNNNNNNNNNNNNNNNNNNNNNNNNNNNNNNNNNNNNNNNNNNNNNNNNNNNNNNNNNNNNNNNNNNNNNNNNNNNNNNNNNNNNNNNNNNNNNNNNNNNNNNNNNNNNNNNNNNNNNNNNNNNNNNNNNNNNNNNNNNNNNNNNNNNNNNNNNNNNNNNNNNNNNNNNNNNNNNNNNNNNNNNNNNNNNNNNNNNNNNNNNNNNNNNNNNNNNNNNNNNNNNNNNNNNNNNNNNNNNNNNNNNNNNNNNNNNNNNNNNNNNNNNNNNNNNNNNNNNNNNNNNNNNNNNNNNNNNNNNNNNNNNNNNNNNNNNNNNNNNNNNNNNNNNNNNNNNNNNNNNNNNNNNNNNNNNNNNNNNNNNNNNNNNNNNNNNNNNNNNNNNNNNNNNNNNNNNNNNNNNNNNNNNNNNNNNNNNNNNNNNNNNNNNNNNNNNNNNNNNNNNNNNNNNNNNNNNNNNNNNNNNNNNNNNNNNNNNNNNNNNNNNNNNNNNNNNNNNNNNNNNNNNNNNNNNNNNNNNNNNNNNNNNNNNNNNNNNNNNNNNNNNNNNNNNNNNNNNNNNNNNNNNNNNNNNNNNNNNNNNNNNNNNNNNNNNNNNNNNNNNNNNNNNNNNNNNNNNNNNNNNNNNNNNNNNNNNNNNNNNNNNNNNNNNNNNNNNNNNNNNNNNNNNNNNNNNNNNNNNNNNNNNNNNNNNNNNNNNNNNNNNNNNNNNNNNNNNNNNNNNNNNNNNNNNNNNNNNNNNNNNNNNNNNNNNNNNNNNNNNNNNNNNNNNNNNNNNNNNNNNNNNNNNNNNNNNNNNNNNNNNNNNNNNNNNNNNNNNNNNNNNNNNNNNNNNNNNNNNNNNNNNNNNNNNNNNNNNNNNNNNNNNNNNNNNNNNNNNNNNNNNNNNNNNNNNNNNNNNNNNNNNNNNNNNNNNNNNNNNNNNNNNNNNNNNNNNNNNNNNNNNNNNNNNNNNNNNNNNNNNNNNNNNNNNNNNNNNNNNNNNNNNNNNNNNNNNNNNNNNNNNNNNNNNNNNNNNNNNNNNNNNNNNNNNNNNNNNNNNNNNNNNNNNNNNNNNNNNNNNNNNNNNNNNNNNNNNNNNNNNNNNNNNNNNNNNNNNNNNNNNNNNNNNNNNNNNNNNNNNNNNNNNNNNNNNNNNNNNNNNNNNNNNNNNNNNNNNNNNNNNNNNNNNNNNNNNNNNNNNNNNNNNNNNNNNNNNNNNNNNNNNNNNNNNNNNNNNNNNNNNNNNNNNNNNNNNNNNNNNNNNNNNNNNNNNNNNNNNNNNNNNNNNNNNNNNNNNNNNNNNNNNNNNNNNNNNNNNNNNNNNNNNNNNNNNCCCCCCACCCGCGTCTGGTGGGGCCTTCCACGGTTCCACCCAGGCACCCACCGCTTTCACACTGTTCGCGCgcaccggcgggcggcggtggatgggACGGGATGCCGAGTCCGTGCGCGCGTCCCCGCGCTTGGGTGCTCCTCGTCTCCTCGCCCTCGTTCGTTCAGGGACGCGTGTGGGTGCGCTGGATCAACGATTTGGAGGTTGTCGAATCAGCATTGCTCTCCGAACATATGTTTGGTCTGGCCGGCTCCGGTAGCTGCCTATCGAACCTTCGTGTTGAACAATGACACGACACATCGCTAGTGTTTTATTTTCTGCAGCATTTTAAAAGTTCCGGTTGATTTCGGCAGTGTGATTTTGGACTAAACAATTTGGCAGTAGTTATTGCGTGCCTTGGACATCAGGTGTGCAACTAATAGTCCAAAtacatttttaaaaaagtacAAATATACTTAATTCCTCCCAAAAACAAAGTCCAAATACATTTTGCATCGGTCAACAAGATAAGATGAGGGCTCTAACCTCTGGTGGTATGTCCGGCATACGCGATACAGAGCCAATTTCTTCGGAGAGCTAGTTCCCTGTTCTGCCGACATAGATACGTACAAATATACAGTCTACACTCTCGACCTTAGCTAACCACTACAAGAGTTTATGACATCAATTCACAAACCATCCACTATTCTATCTCTCATGTTGTCTCCAGTCTCCACTCCCTGACCGGCTCCGACCATCTTGACTGCCTTATTATGTTTACATAATATATATGTGGACTATTGAGATAATGCTAAAGTAAAGATTGAAAAGGTCGACTTGTTTTTATCACCTCTCATCAAACTTAAACTCCCCACCATGACTCATCTCCCACTTTTGTTCATGCATATAAAATGAACACGATTTGTTGATGGATTTCGTCTAACCATTTCTATTGTTGCAGCATTGTTCCGTTAATGCAGGCTTATTTTGGATAGTATATgttattaaatttttttaagacTATAGCTTCGCAATCATTGCTCAAGTCCACAAGAAGATCAAAACATAAGTTGGGGAGGTGGGGCATGTGCCCTCCCTGGACCCTACTTGGGGTGCATTCCCATGAGTTGCAATAACCATGCACAACAAAATTCAATATATTGGTCATCACTTTGAACCATTGTTAGTCGATCTATAATGACAGATCGCACTTGCACATGTGTTGCTATTCCTTTTGTCTCACCCATACCTTGAGGCTACCTTTGACATGTATGTACTTTGTAGCTCTAGCTAATTTAAGAAACATGATCACCTCTCACATCAATCTTAAAACTCACTACCATAACGGTTCCTCAATTATCTAGGGATCGTTTAAAGATTCTCGGCCATGCAAGACGCCATTTTATACTCATGCAAGTGATATGGTATCTAGAAGGTGTCTAAAGAGAGTGAGCTAGTACGTTAGCTACATAGCCGGACACGACTCCGGCCAGAAATGCACCTCCTGCGATCTCGACGATAAAAATGCCAATGCCAAGCAGGCGCCTAAACTTAGGAAACAAAAGCCATGCACGCAAATGCCATGCACGCGCGTCGGTAACCGCAAGTCCGCAGGAATACGCGGCGCGCAAAtagggcgcgcgcgcgcgcggcggcgagcattTGGCGGGAGCGATCCGGGAGCTGCACCACCCACCTCATCACCACCTCTATCTGCACCCCGGGCCCCTGCCGCCATTACCacggcttcctcctccgcctctccccACTTCGTCTTTCCCTCCCTCCGCGCCAGGGGCGGAaggccgtcgtcgccgaccacccccaccgccgccccgtCCCGTTCCAGCTAGCAGCCCGCCGTTGCGCGTGGTtgcatggctgctgctgctgcttgctttgTTCCTCCGGTCCCCGCGCAATTGGGAGCCTGAGCTAATTGGTCGGTCTAGGTGCAGAACAATTTTTGCGTACGGGAGGAGCTCTCGATCTCCCCGGCCGGCTGGGCCACCATTCGCCGGATAAACTGATCGCCGTCTTCTCGCTCTCTCTCTGCCCTGCTCCCGGGGCCGAGAGGGGAGGATAGAAGGCCACGTCACGCTATTGACACAGTAAAGCGGGGGGTCGAGAGGCCGAGGTGAATAAGCTGGCGGACGGAACgatggcgaggagcggcggcggcggggtggaaggatgcggcggcggcgtgctgaaGAAGGGGCCGTGGACGCAGGCGGAGGACAAGCTGCTGGTCGACCACGtgcggcggcacggggagggCAACTGGAACGCCGTGCGCCGGGAGACCGGGCTGCAGCGCTGCGGCAAGAGCTGCCGGCTCCGGTGGGCCAACCACCTCCGCCCAAACCTCCGCAAGGGCCCCTTCTCccccgaggaggagcgccagATCCTCCGCCTCCACGGCCTCATCGGCAACAAGTGGGCCCGCATCTCGTCGCACGTAAGTCCCCGCCACAAATGTTCTTGCAAAATCTTATCTTTGTTGGTAAtgttcaaaaaaatattatcttTTGATTGTAATTGTTCGTGTTTGATCGATCAAGACACGAAAACTtcatgatcttttttttttggcttctcGCAGCTGCCCGGGAGGAcggacaacgagatcaagaactactggaaTACGCGCCTCAAGCGCCGGCAGCGCGCGGGGCTGCCGCTCTACCCGCCGGACATCGAGCGGGAGATCGCGTTGCTGCGCGCGCAGAACATCAACCCgttcgccgacgccgacggcaaCGCCAACTccggcctcccgccgccgctcctctacGACGCCAACAACCCGTTCGCGCTGCCTCCCGCCGTGCCGTCGCCCTCGGGCTCCGCCACGGCGTCCCACTCGCCGCTGATCAACCAGAGCTACCCCCTCCTGAACCAGATGCAGGGGATGCCGGTGTTCCACCTTGCCAGCAGCCAGCAGTCGCCGCAGCCGGtgttccaccaccaccaggacaACGGCGCGGCGCTCGGCCACGGTGGCTTCGTCTCCTCGGGCCTGCCGCCGTTGCCCACCAGAGCGCACGAGCTCCCTTCGAACCAATTCGACACctcgagcagcggcggcggcgccgggctgcTGGAATCTCTGCTGCTCGGCGACGACCACCTACCGCGGCACATCCCGACCATGGTCAAGGTCAACTCCATGCCCGCGCTCACGTACCGCGAGCCCGGCTCCTGCAGGCTGCCCgtccacggcgccggcgccgggagcgACAGCGACGAGACCTCGCACTGCTTGCCCGGAGAGGACATGCACCATGGCGCGAAATGGAACTTCACCTACGGTCAGTTCTCGCTCagcttttttctttccttctcttccccaAGAAAAAACGATAGCGCAAATCAGGATCAACGAAGAAACTGACGCCGATCGTCTGCTATAAAATGTAGATTAGGACGAGCACACAACACGTA
It includes:
- the LOC101769074 gene encoding uncharacterized protein LOC101769074; amino-acid sequence: MDKGKSVVAELAASLSDVRVTPRQNPKPKSFLPSPSFYSFSKKAKPRKLVSLCLGTLGQHLEDIIADISEFAAFFPPHIKLAILSIARRRRLLNDEVLTALAESSWEILDISGSDVTDVGLATVANVCSNLRAVDISRCEKITNAGVSKIVSHCLSLEILRCGGCPRSEFTARRCLNLLKPKLNTLEEDSWEELDTLDIGGGAESLRWLVWPKIDDNSKETLAAECPRVTINPQPSLYDLSGSKVPVEALASVPLDHSIVEDVDPKTWAVSAAPRRPVAPSNPNDPPEIPIAERFRLAYVEREARLAPKRAKRERQQRRRAERDYMMNDIDARSIALASQASRNLRKS
- the LOC101767992 gene encoding transcription factor GAMYB → MARSGGGGVEGCGGGVLKKGPWTQAEDKLLVDHVRRHGEGNWNAVRRETGLQRCGKSCRLRWANHLRPNLRKGPFSPEEERQILRLHGLIGNKWARISSHLPGRTDNEIKNYWNTRLKRRQRAGLPLYPPDIEREIALLRAQNINPFADADGNANSGLPPPLLYDANNPFALPPAVPSPSGSATASHSPLINQSYPLLNQMQGMPVFHLASSQQSPQPVFHHHQDNGAALGHGGFVSSGLPPLPTRAHELPSNQFDTSSSGGGAGLLESLLLGDDHLPRHIPTMVKVNSMPALTYREPGSCRLPVHGAGAGSDSDETSHCLPGEDMHHGAKWNFTYD
- the LOC101768668 gene encoding probable beta-1,3-galactosyltransferase 2, which produces MSWRKGGGADGVARRWVLLLCVGSFCLGLLFTNRMWTLPEASEVAIPNERRGKESELMAGDCSIQKVQGKHDYRDMLHISDTHHDAQTLGKTIANLETELSAARTLQDSFLNGSPVSEEYKASESTGRRKYLMVIGINTAFSSRKRRDSIRNTWMPQGEMRKKLEEEKGIIIRFVIGHSAISGGIVDRAIQAEDKKHGDFMRLDHVEGYLELSGKTRTYFATAVALWDANFYVKVDDDVHVNIATLGNILSKHISKPRVYIGCMKSGPVLSDKDVRYYEPEHWKFGEVGNKYFRHATGQLYAISKDLATYISINKHVLHKYINEDVSLGAWLIGLDVEHIDDRRLCCGTPPDCEWKAQAGNTCAASFDWKCSGICNSVQNIWGVHTRCSEGEKALLTAAF